Proteins found in one Labrenzia sp. VG12 genomic segment:
- a CDS encoding DUF192 domain-containing protein, which yields MAISLFLGTTHFAPAIADESQTGLPVEDLTITSGETVHRFQVEIAATDEQRSMGLMFREEMAPDRGMLFLFETEGQRYFWMKNTPLPLDIIYISATGTIVSIAADTKPFSLDTIPSDGPSQFVLEINAGLSAKLGVKPGDKVSSPSMGAE from the coding sequence ATGGCCATCAGCCTGTTTCTGGGCACAACACACTTTGCCCCGGCCATTGCCGATGAAAGCCAGACAGGGCTGCCGGTTGAAGACCTGACCATAACGTCCGGCGAGACAGTGCACCGCTTTCAGGTCGAGATCGCCGCCACCGACGAACAGCGCTCCATGGGCCTGATGTTTCGCGAGGAAATGGCGCCGGACCGCGGCATGCTGTTCCTGTTCGAAACCGAAGGTCAGCGCTATTTCTGGATGAAGAACACGCCCTTGCCGCTGGACATCATCTACATCTCCGCAACCGGCACGATCGTCAGCATCGCCGCGGACACCAAACCCTTTTCGCTGGACACCATCCCCTCGGACGGCCCTTCGCAATTTGTGCTGGAAATTAACGCAGGCCTTTCCGCAAAGCTCGGCGTCAAGCCGGGAGACAAGGTGTCGAGCCCGTCGATGGGGGCGGAATAG